The following proteins are co-located in the Nilaparvata lugens isolate BPH chromosome 14, ASM1435652v1, whole genome shotgun sequence genome:
- the LOC120354290 gene encoding tigger transposable element-derived protein 6-like, translated as MAEKRKSLSVDFKRKVLKFIEENPHKKKVDIAKEFNIPPTTLSTILRNKNTYEDEGGLSGQCKRAKPAELQDVETAVMLWLKQCRDKNVSISGAILQEKAQQFAEQLGHNSFRASNGWLDRFKKRNEVPFKKVSGESGSVDDAVCAEWKKKLIDLTQGFNEDDIYNVDKTGLFFKCLPDKTLTFKGDPCNGGKNSKERLTVMLGANASGTHKLKPLIIGK; from the coding sequence ATGGCCGAGAAAAGAAAGTCTTTGAGTGTTGACTTCAAacgtaaagttttaaaattcaTAGAAGAAAACCCTCATAAGAAGAAAGTGGACATTGCAAAGGAATTCAACATTCCACCAACAACTCTTTCAACAATTCttagaaataaaaacacatatgaAGACGAAGGTGGACTTTCTGGTCAGTGTAAAAGGGCTAAACCAGCCGAATTACAGGACGTTGAAACTGCTGTCATGTTATGGCTTAAACAGTGTCGTGACAAAAACGTATCCATTTCGGGAGCTATACTTCAGGAAAAAGCTCAACAATTTGCCGAACAGTTGGGCCATAATTCTTTTCGAGCAAGCAATGGCTGGTTGGACCGCTTCAAGAAGAGGAATGAAGTACCTTTTAAAAAAGTGAGTGGTGAAAGCGGTAGTGTTGATGATGCAGTGTGCGCGGAATGGAAGAAAAAACTGATAGACTTGACACAAGGATTCAATGAAGATGATATTTACAATGTAGACAAAACAGGCTTATTCTTCAAATGCCTACCAGACAAAACTTTGACTTTCAAGGGTGATCCCTGCAATGGAGGGAAAAACAGCAAGGAACGGCTTACGGTGATGCTTGGGGCTAATGCATCAGGTACACATAAGCTGAAGCCCTTAATAatcggaaaataa
- the LOC120354288 gene encoding tigger transposable element-derived protein 6-like, with product MQMKLRKKKILLFIDNCSAHKDIPKLTHINLQFLPCNTTSKLQPMDQGIIQNFKTLYRREVVRQYLNDMDHQTSTNINLLDAMWMVMKAWNNVSQQTIANCFKKSGFKLSVQEEATDEEELDNPLPTQPGLNVEASWPRIQEALDINIEFEEFANFDEDVAVCGELTDYEIISKVTADPEADDDGEGEEEEDVQADAAVADRLDPTSEDAREALNVLKCFFLKKSAVSENTMESITKLDCALDQLSPTVYSDEPRITFRAHKNGYAFRECSVPHKNGYAFRECV from the exons ATGCAAATGAAactgagaaagaagaaaatcttGTTATTTATAGACAACTGTTCGGCCCACAAGGACATCCCGAAGTTGACCCATATTAATCTCCAGTTCTTGCCGTGTAATACAACATCAAAACTTCAGCCCATGGATCAAGGGataatacagaatttcaaaacaCTCTACAGACGGGAAGTGGTTAGACAATACCTGAACGACATGGATCACCAAACTTCAACTAACATCAACCTTCTCGACGCCATGTGGATGGTGATGAAAGCATGGAATAATGTTTCTCAACAAACAATtgcaaattgtttcaaaaaaagtGGTTTCAAACTCAGTGTGCAAGAGGAAGCCACGGATGAAGAGGAGTTGGATAACCCGTTACCCACACAGCCTGGTTTGAATGTCGAAGCCTCCTGGCCAAGAATTCAAGAAGCATTGGATATCAACATCGAGTTTGAGGAATTTGCAAACTTTGATGAAGATGTTGCAGTATGTGGGGAGCTTACTGATTATGAAATCATCTCCAAAGTAACCGCAGATCCGGAGGCAGATGATGACGGTGAAggcgaggaagaagaagacgtcCAAGCTGATGCAGCTGTTGCCGATCGACTGGACCCTACTTCAGAAGATGCTCGTGAAGCTCTGAACGTGTTGAAGTGTTTCTTTTTAAAGAAGAGTGCTGTATCCGAAAATACTATGGAATCCATCACCAAGCTAGACTGTGCATTGGACCAA CTATCACCCACTGTATACAGTGATGAACCCAGAATAACATTCCGTGCCCACAAAAATGGATACGCGTTCCGCGAGTGTTCCGTACCGCACAAAAATGGATACGCGTTTCGGGAGTGCGTTTAA